The Mucilaginibacter rubeus genomic interval TCTCTTTTCTGTTTATAAGATAATTTTTATTCATACATTTAGCAGGTATCATACCCTGATCAACAACCAGTTTAACACCCAATATTGTCTTAAAAATGATTAAGCCCCGGTATTTTATAGCCCTGTGTTTAGTGGCAGGCATTTATGCGTCCTGCAAAAATCAGCATAAAAGTAATAGCCCTTATAGTGGTTGGCCGGCTTATGCAGGATCAAAGGAGGGGATAAGGTACTCATCAAACGAAGAGATCACTTTAAATAATGTAAGTAAGTTAAAACAGCTGTGGACTTTTAGCACTGCAGATAAGGATACCGGTAACAGGAGCCAAAATCAGTGTAACCCCATTATGGTTGATGGTGTTTTGTATGGTACCAGCCCAAAGCTAAAGCTGTTTGCATTAAATGCGGCTACAGGCGAGCAAAAATGGCTATTTGACCCCGCAAAGGATGATACCACCAATAACGGCGACCCAATGGCTTATTATAAGGTGAGCCGTGGTGTAATTTACTGGCAAAATGATGATGGTGGTGAAAAACGCATTTTTTACAGTGTAGGCGCCAAAACCTGGGCTATTGATGCGGAAAACGGAACACCCATCCGTTCATTTGGTAAGGGTGGTTATATTGATCTTACCAAGGACCTGGACAGGGATACCAAATCGTTTGTGGCAGGTACTACACCCGGCGTGGTTTATAAAAATGTATTGATTGTTGGCGACCGTGTATCGGAGTCTGCCGACGCTGCACCCGGGCATGTGCGTGCTTATGATACCCGCACGGGAAAGTTAAAATGGATTTTTCATACCATACCACATCCCGGCGAGGTTGGATATAATACCTGGAAGGATACTGCTGCTTACAAAAAGTTTGGCGGGGCCAATAACTGGTCGGGCATGGCACTGGACGAAAAGCGGGGGATGGTTTATATCCCGACAGGCTCGGTAGGTGGCGATTTTTACGGCGGTTTCAGGAAGGGACAAAACCTGTTTGCCAATTCATTATTGGCGCTTGACGCGGCTACAGGTAAATTGAAATGGTATTACCAATTTGTTCATCACGACTTGTGGGACCGCGATTTGCCGGCAAATCCTAACCTGGTAACCATTGTAAAAGATGGAAAAAAAATAGATGCCGTTACGCAGATCACCAAACATGGCTATGTATTTATGTTCGACAGGACAAATGGCAAACCGATATTCCCGATAGTGGAAAAGCCTGTACCAACAAAGGCCCTGCCGGGTGAAGAAGTTTGGCCTACACAACCAATCCCAACATTACCGCAGCCATTTGCGCGCCAAACGTTTAATCCCGAAGATGTTACCGACCGTACACCTGAAGTGCACCAGGAAATGCTGGCGAAATATAACCAGGTTAAAAACCGGATCATGTTTACCCCGCCAAGTAAAGAAGGAGGATGGATCTTCCCCGGTTTTGATGGTGGGGGTGAGTGGGGCGGAGCCGCTGTTGACCCTGAAAGTAAGATCTTGTACGTTAATTGCTCCGAAATGCCATGGGCGCAGGTCATGATAGATGTGCCTAAAACCAATGCGGACGACCATTCGCCACAGTCATTGGGCCATGTGGTATATAATACAAATTGTATTGGCTGCCATGGCGCGGAATTGAAGGGGAATGGCACATCATATCCGTCATTGGTAAACATCGGCAAAAAATACTCAGCCGAGCAGGTGAGTGGCATTATTGCCAGCGGCCGTAACATGATGCCATCGTTTAAGCAGATCTCAGTGCAGGATAAGCAAAACCTTCTTGCATTCCTGCTTAAAATTCCAGAAGCTAAAGCAGCGAAAGAGGTAGTAAAAGAACCAACCAGTAATCGTGCGGTGAGTTCTGCCACAGAAAAGAAAATGCTTGATGAAGTGCCATATGCTATGAATGGTTATAATCGCTTTTTGGATAAGGATGGCTATCCCGGTATTAAGCCACCATGGGGCACACTCAATGCTGTTGATCTTACATCGGGCAAGCTGCTTTGGAAAGTACCATTGGGGGAATTTGCCGAATTGAGCAAAAAAGGGATCCCGGTAACCGGTACTGAGAACTATGGCGGCCCGGTGGTTACCAAAGGCGGCTTGATATTTATAGCGGCAACTAAGGATGAAAAGATCCGTGCTTTTGATAAACATACTGGTAAAGTGGTTTGGGAAGCACAGTTACCGGCGGCTGGTTACGCCACCCCTGCAACTTATTCAATTGATGGTAAACAATACGTAGTTATTGCTTGCGGCGGCGGAAAAATTGGAAGTAAGTCGGGAGATAGTTATGTTTGTTTTGGATTACCGGACTAATACCTCATTATGGATTTATTTGAAGCAGTTTTTGATTTATACGAGCAAATAAGATTAAAGGCCGAAAATGATTTTCAGGACCTGATCAAATGCCAGTACACGCAGCAATGTTACAGCGATAATGGCGCGTTTTGCCTGGTGCTGGAAATTACTGTTTTGAAAAATATCTCTGATGATGACTACGGATTGGTGTTTTCCATTAACGCACAAACAGAACCAAATCATCCCGATCACAATAGCGATGCTAAAGGCATATTTTTAATTGCCGACGCACACCATGGTGATAATAAAGTGATCAGCAGCCTGGACGAGCTGGTTTTTGATCCGCAAAATGATACCGAAGTACAAGGAGCTTATGCTAAGATTGAACAGTTTATCAAACCTTTCACTACAGGTGTAAGCGATTTGCTTGTACAGGGATATGATATTAAAGTTGCGGATAATTCGATGAATTAAAAACAAATACTTAAAACCACGTCATTGCGAGGTACGAAGCAATCCCCGATTAGCAGAGCCGCTCTGTAAAGTTTGGGATTGCTTCGTACCTCGCAATGACGTTTTTTAATTATGATGTAGCTGAGTCCCTGGGAACGGGCCGTTCCTAAAACTGCTCCGCGTAAACAGCACCTCCGGGTGTTTCCAGCTTATATTGTTTAACCTCGCCGGGCCCCTCAAATTCAAACCGGATACCTACAATGCGCCCCATGGTATCGGCTTGCTTAAATTCAAAAATCTGTTTGTCGTTGAGGTAGATCCTCAGGAAATGATCTTTTACCGTGCAGCGCAGGTTTTGAAATTGCGACATATCCGTACCAAAAGCACTCAGGTCGTGATCTTTGCCGCTCACCCAAGCTGTGCCGGTTAAAATACCCATATCAGAGATACAGCCTTTGTTTACAATCGGGATTACAATGGCTGTGCCGTTACCTAAAATTGTAAGATCGGCCTTGGCGCAGGCCGACTCGCCTGGTGTTGAGGTATTGCGCAAAGTACAATCCATCGTAAAGTTATCTGCATTAATGCCCGGAAACTCGCGGATGTTGGCAAACTTTACCCAGGTGTTGTTAAAAACAGGTATACCTAACTTTTGCTGCATCAGTTTGGCGTCAATCCCCATAAATCCCTGCCCTTTAATTTCTTCGGGAGATAGGTAAACGGGGATAGGTTGATGATCAAGGATGCCTTTCCAGCCTTTGGTTTTAATGAATACCGATGTTGTTTTTTTTACATATCCATCAACAATGAGCTTGGCAATAAAATAGCCTGGATTATAATAAATGGAGGTAAACTGTTTGCCATCTCCGGGAACCTGTTCGCGTCGGTTGGGATCCCACGATTGCTGAATAAAAACACTGTCGGAATGGAATGCTGAAGCATCGTAATTAAATACCACCGAGTTTGGCAAATCGTCAGAAACTTTTTTACTGCTGAACTTAATTGAAGCCGGATCAACAGGTTTATTGCGCTTGCTGCTCATGAAAAATAACGCGCCAAGCACCAGCAACACAGCACTTCCAAACCATACATATCGCATATGAGGTTTTGAAGGGGGGATTGCCGGAGGAATTGGAATTTCATGGCTAATGGTTTCTGCAGGTTGTTCAACTACACCGTTAACCTGGTAGTGCTGCCTGAAATCGCGCCAACTGGTATAATCGAGGAAACCAGCAAGGGCATTCAGCGTGGCAGCATTGGGGAAGCTTTCATAGCGCACCTTGCCCCAGATCCGTTTCAGAGTTGATACACTAAGCTGAACCCGGGTTTTATCAAAAATTTGTTGGCTCAGCTGCTCAAAGTCGTCATTGCCCCAAATATTGCTGTCGCCCCAGTTTAACATTTGCTCAATAAGCTGCCGGCATAGCAAAAGCAATTGTTTTTCCTTTTCCATTGATCTACAGGTAATAATGTGGTTTTAAAAGATCCTTAAAATGCTTTGAACAAACTTGAACTTAACTTGAAATGTCGCTTGAGCGTTATTGTAAAGGCAATTTGCAAGTTTTGACTAAAGTTAAAACCAAAAACCATGAACAACAAGATTTTATTAATTGCCCTAATAAGCATGACGCTTGGCGACAGTTTTTGTTACAGCCAGCAGAAAAAAGTTACATATGATGTTAACCGCTTGCTTAAGGAAAATAAGCTGATAAAAGCTTATCCACGCCAAATTGTTACCGAAGTTACCGACGGTAGTAAACAGGGTTTAACCACCGATGGTATTTT includes:
- a CDS encoding PQQ-binding-like beta-propeller repeat protein, with amino-acid sequence MIKPRYFIALCLVAGIYASCKNQHKSNSPYSGWPAYAGSKEGIRYSSNEEITLNNVSKLKQLWTFSTADKDTGNRSQNQCNPIMVDGVLYGTSPKLKLFALNAATGEQKWLFDPAKDDTTNNGDPMAYYKVSRGVIYWQNDDGGEKRIFYSVGAKTWAIDAENGTPIRSFGKGGYIDLTKDLDRDTKSFVAGTTPGVVYKNVLIVGDRVSESADAAPGHVRAYDTRTGKLKWIFHTIPHPGEVGYNTWKDTAAYKKFGGANNWSGMALDEKRGMVYIPTGSVGGDFYGGFRKGQNLFANSLLALDAATGKLKWYYQFVHHDLWDRDLPANPNLVTIVKDGKKIDAVTQITKHGYVFMFDRTNGKPIFPIVEKPVPTKALPGEEVWPTQPIPTLPQPFARQTFNPEDVTDRTPEVHQEMLAKYNQVKNRIMFTPPSKEGGWIFPGFDGGGEWGGAAVDPESKILYVNCSEMPWAQVMIDVPKTNADDHSPQSLGHVVYNTNCIGCHGAELKGNGTSYPSLVNIGKKYSAEQVSGIIASGRNMMPSFKQISVQDKQNLLAFLLKIPEAKAAKEVVKEPTSNRAVSSATEKKMLDEVPYAMNGYNRFLDKDGYPGIKPPWGTLNAVDLTSGKLLWKVPLGEFAELSKKGIPVTGTENYGGPVVTKGGLIFIAATKDEKIRAFDKHTGKVVWEAQLPAAGYATPATYSIDGKQYVVIACGGGKIGSKSGDSYVCFGLPD